In a single window of the Rhopalosiphum padi isolate XX-2018 chromosome 1, ASM2088224v1, whole genome shotgun sequence genome:
- the LOC132917826 gene encoding sortilin-related receptor-like isoform X1, with protein sequence MKTILLYVFAALAAAVSGVWSLSVYTDDDRTRVPHPFVNDVVDRARTKRDISTTPSLPPSILPGVSDGNLTSKVFHLNETRQQLMVHWVGENSNVIICLAREGYPSSSVYISYDYGDTYLNKTEEFKIDATKNLYASIDKFYIHPAFKTHCVYTDVINRKIFTTTDHSKTIKSIPLSFVPSEVTYKPDEPSVFIVHDKVNPTKQLWITHDFGITWTSLEERVKSYFWIPTKWNLYTSGHSLVIQREESATTSTVIAVSENINSGQNNLTTLAVNVLQLKARDDYMFVTVQLSKNNLDLLVSYKGGNFVRTRFDTELDRRDYHIADITANRIMVAVAHTRTLSNLYISDVIQSSNEDTVSFSLSLERVVAYFPNITWTESLISDLWAEPFADIHKVKGLQGIYIVSQISASMPTGSVDIGPEHIVTLISFDWGFDWRLLNVTRSFSHCEKSDNCSLHLTQMFAHVYPVTRTHTFILSSKSAPGIIMATGVVGKSLKGNPGVFVSRDAGLTWRQVLKEMHFYNIGDHGGILIAVRYYKGEKEETSQILYSTDEGETWLEKNFTNSQIKVYELMTEPGENTTVFTMFGSVMEKHEWLIVKIDLKNAFSYNCTKKDYKFWSPTTSKDHLKTSCVLGQTQIFQRRAPKANCYNGMNYDRPIQTITCDCDIEDYTCDHGFSWFSNSKQCIRNKTSSFDPYLIPSFCKPGLMYNRTKGYRLIPGDMCKNGRSLEFLPQEVPCPFEEKSEFILVAQKERILRLSGNLPYEVLPVRKLENVIAVEFDVENNCVFWADIVTDTIGRQCLSDGKQGPEILVNSGLSSVEGMAYDWISKHLYFVDGALAKIEVIRTNTKIPGHMRKTVLGPTHLKKPRGLAVHPRLGYLFWTDWAVGEAKVARANLDGSDVKTLISNDSIEWPNGLAVDYIAERLYWADARHDYIASCDLHGNNIKKVIKNDEKVSHPFAVAILKDWIYWDDWKQNSIFMSDKDHGAKIQTVASHLPGLMDLKVFSHMSQIDKNACSNNNKCSHFCFGLPNQMFSCQCPDNMSKSDNSCLCPGLKEPFSNGTCPSAGQTCSVDYFQCANGNCVPRYWQCDGDNDCGDNSDEVKCTKVSCGPNSFQCDNGKCIPSYWTCDFDPDCEDSSDEINCKYSNCSVGQFRCKNGRCISMHWRCDLEDDCHDGSDEVDCLNISNNSSSTCPPSSFHCPGTANTCIPVKWQCDGEKDCPEGKDELNCDIANCESWQFECANKKCIFASWKCDGDDDCNDGLKSDEVNCTTTNRTYPVEPTTPSLPFITNGTCSEWLFRCSNGKCIPYWWKCDTVMDCEDGSDEEQCGTLTPTISKTNTSIVTPKNMCPQHYFQCNSGLCIEDSWVCDEIFDCDQGEDETNCKNNNFVGRCKNNSREFKCRISGSCISIEKVCDGTPQCPDASDEMFCTNNNQTPGTPSCGVGLFPCDGSRCIPASKRCNQHKDCYDGTDEEYCDTTNNTLSIQVSLMFIDEHETTSNSLSLYWAAPKNLSLEYLPSISESRMPETSVNKTWVSVTNYKFTSLKPYTAYNMTVFVRQKDVPNTIYPPAFFILASTAEGVPSAPLNVIVKQVNAEEVLVTWTRPENPAGRISSYNVYVEPPHPAMVLSVEADYNNVTQSYPVRSSLYRRKIEYSFWVTAKLSEFESEHSAVKRFHFEEDSLVDVDLKLNVTARTENSITISWESVEHADGFNIVSSAPIKEGPYPNSIQSYNVSNNNNALKFTITKLSPGVTYTINVIPYNKRYTGMKYTIVTKTDGQALPSVTNITSVLVNIKDKKESTIRVQWNAPKQFGKTKWLYGVYYGTNVNDLLSGPKYNTSATIAILINIESCTSLMIDVGVIGPNGIGPLSKIPSNIKTPFDPTVPPKDIKIEQLEHTNQPMILISWKASCHPVQQSYKVSILESNKNKNFEATVPNVSDTEASLHFSVNYGGNYFIRISTMTPNAVPSSLINYRAPELPSPHQVKVFSMPDGHYEIYWHKPNITLPLKPSMVHYLVHMSEGSELNVTTAKTYQAEDSPFIIIDPPTSNKLSVAVQLATNEGYVSKMSEVFSFIPQSVDSQSSEVVVVGVNTGWMSMILVLLVIGLSAGLTYFVVRHRNLQNSFVQFANSRYDTRSGSATFTGVDSLGLGVFKDDEPAVQGFSDDEPLVIT encoded by the exons ttatggaTAACTCATGATTTTGGTATCACTTGGACTTCACTTGAAGAGCGCGTTAAATCATACTTTTGGATTCCAACAAAATGGAATTTGTATACTAGTGGACATTCATTGGTTATACAACGTGAAGAATCAGCTACAACATCTACTGTAATTGCTGTTTCAGAAAATATCAACTCTGgccaaaataatttaactacttTAGCtgtaaatgtattacaattaaaaGCAAGAGATGACTATATGTTTGTGACTGTACAACTTTCAaag aataatttagatCTATTGGTTAGCTACAAAGGAGGAAATTTTGTTCGAACTCGATTTGACACTGAACTTGACAGACGTGATTATCATATTGCAGATATCACTGCTAATAGAATAATGGTTGCTGTTGCTCACACTCGTACTTTGTCAAACTTATATATATCTGATGTAATACAGTCTTCGAATGAAGACACAGTATCATTCAGTTTGTCACTTGAAAGAGTGGTCGCATATTTCCCTAATATTACGTGGACAGAATCtttaattag TGATTTGTGGGCTGAACCATTTGCAGATATCCACAAAGTAAAAGGCCTTCAAGGAATCTATATTGTTTCACAAATTTCTGCTTCAATGCCGACAGGAAGTGTGGACATAGGTCCAGAACATATTGTAACTCTTATCAGTTTTGATTGGGGTTTTGATTGGCGGTTGCTAAATGTTACACGATCATTTTCTCATTGTGAAAag TCGGATAACTGTTCTTTACATCTTACTCAAATGTTTGCCCATGTGTATCCTGTCACAAGAACTCATACATTCATTTTATCATCAAAGTCTGCTCCTGGAATTATTATGGCTACTGGAGTAGTTGGTAAATCATTAAAGGGCAATCCTGGAGTTTTTGTCAGTAGAGATGCTGGTCTCACATGGCGACAAGTATTAAaagaaatgcatttttataatattggtgATCATGGAGGCATTTTGATTGCTGTCCGGTACTACAAAGGTGAAAAAGAAGAAACCAGTCAAATTCTTTATTCAACTGATGAAGGAGAAACATGGCTTGAGAAAAATTTCACTAACAGTCAAATTAAAGTTTATGAGTTAATGACTGAACCCGGGGAAAACACTACTGTTTTTACTATGTTTGGCTCAGTTATGGAAAAACATGAGtggttaatagttaaaattgatCTAAAGAACGCGTttt cttataacTGCACCAAAAAGGATTACAAATTTTGGTCACCTACCACTTCCAAAGATCATTTAAAAACATCTTGTGTTCTTGGTCAGACACAAATATTTCAAAGAAGAGCGCCTAAAGCAAATTGTTACAATGGAATGAATTATGATCGACCAATTCAGACCATAACATGTGATTGTGATATTGAAGATTATACAtg cgATCACGGATTTTCATGGTTTTCAAATTCTAAACAATGCATTAGGAATAAAACAAGTAGCTTTGATCCTTATTTAATTCCATCATTTTGCAAACCTGGTTTAATGTATAATCGTACAAAAGGTTATCGCTTAATACCTGGAGATATGTGTAAAAATGGACGTTCATTAGAATTCTTACCTCAAGAAGTTCCATGTCCATTTGA ggaAAAGTcagaatttattttagttgCTCAAAAAGAGCGTATTCTTAGGTTGAGTGGTAATTTACCATATGAGGTATTACCTGTGCGTAAACTTGAAAATGTCATTGCTGTAGAGTTTGATGTGGAAAATAACTGTGTTTTTTGGGCTGATATTGTTACTGATACTATTggg cgacAATGTTTATCTGATGGCAAACAAGGTCCAGAAATTTTAGTGAATTCCGGTCTTAGTAGTGTTGAGGGAATGGCATATGATTGGATATCTAAACATCTTTATTTTGTCGATGGTGCGTTGGCTAAAATAGAAGTTATACGCACTAATACTAAAATTCCTGGACACATGCGCAAGACTGTACTAGGTCCTACTCATCTAAAGAAACCTCGTGGGTTAGCAGTTCACCCTAGACTtgg ttATTTGTTTTGGACCGATTGGGCTGTTGGTGAAGCCAAAGTAGCAAGAGCTAATTTAGATGGATCTGATGTGAAAACATTAATTAGTAATGATTCTATTGAATGGCCAAATGGATTAGCTGTGGATTATATAGCTGAACGATTATATTGGGCAGATGCACGCCATGATTATATAGCTTCTTGTGATTTACAtggaaataacattaaaaaagttataaaaaatgac gaaaAAGTTTCTCATCCATTTGCTGTAGCTATTCTTAAAGATTGGATCTATTGGGATGATTGGAaacaaaattctatatttatgtCTGATAAAGATCACGGTGCTAAAATACAAACAGTTGCTTCACATTTGCCAGGATTAATGGATTTAAAA GTTTTTTCTCATATGTCACAAATTGATAAGAACGCATgttcaaataataacaaatgttCACATTTTTGTTTTGGTTTACCGAATCAAATGTTTTCTTGTCAATGTCCAGATAATATGAGTAAATCTGATAATAGTTGTCTTTGTCCTGGTCTTAAAGAACCATTTTCCAATGGAACTTGTCCATCAG ctggTCAAACTTGTTCAGTTGATTATTTCCAATGCGCTAATGGTAACTGCGTGCCTAGATATTGGCAATGTGATGGAGATAATGATTGTGGAGATAATTCAGATGAA GTCAAGTGTACCAAAGTTTCATGTGGTCCAAATTCATTCCAATGTGATAATGGAAAGTGCATTCCATCATATTGGACCTGTGATTTTGATCCTGATTGCGAGGATAGTTCAGATGAAATAAATtgca AATATTCAAATTGTTCTGTTGGACAATTTCGTTGTAAGAATGGCCGATGCATTTCGATGCACTGGCGTTGTGATTTAGAAGACGATTGTCATGATGGATCAGATGAAGttgattgtttaaatatttccaaCAATTCTTCATCAACTTGTCCAC CAAGTAGTTTCCATTGTCCTGGTACTGCAAACACTTGCATTCCAGTCAAATGGCAATGTGACGGTGAAAAAGATTGCCCTGAAGGTAAAGATGAACTTAATTGTGATATAGCAAACTGTGAATCTTGGCAATTTGAG TGTGCCAACAAGAAATGTATATTTGCATCTTGGAAATGTGACGGAGATGATGACTGTAATGATGGATTAAAGAGTGATGAGGTTAATTGTACAACTACAAATAGGACTTATCCTGTTGAACCAACTACTCCATCTTTACCATTTATCACCAAT gGCACCTGTAGTGAATGGTTATTCCGATGTAGTAATGGAAAATGTATTCCTTATTGGTGGAAATGTGATACTGTAATGGACTGTGAAGATGGTTCAGATGAAGAACAATGTGGAACTTTAACTCCTACAATTTCTAAAACAAACACCTCAATTGTAACTCCTAAAAATATGTGTCCTCAGCATTATTTCCAGTGCAACTctg GTTTATGTATTGAAGACTCGTGGGTATGCGATGAAATTTTTGATTGTGATCAGGGTGAAGACGAAACtaactgtaaaaataacaattttgtggGTCGTTGCAAAAATAATAGCAGGGAATTTAAATGCCGTATATCTGGGTCATGTATTAGTATTGAAAAAGTTTGTGACGGTACTCCACAATGTCCAGATGCTAGTGATGAAATGTTTTGTACCAACAATAACCAAA ctCCCGGAACACCAAGTTGTGGGGTTGGTCTATTCCCTTGTGATGGCAGCAGATGTATACCAGCATCAAAACGATGTAATCAACATAAGGATTGTTATGATGGTACTGATGAAGAGTATTGTGATACAACAAACAATACTTTAAGTATACAA gtGTCTTTAATGTTTATTGATGAACATGAAACGACTTCAAATTCTCTATCTTTATATTGGGCAGCaccaaaaaatttaagtttggaATATTTACCTTCTATCAGTGAATCACGTATGCCAGAAACATCAGTTAATAAGACATGGGTGTCCGTGACTAATTATAAGTTTACATCACTTAAACCATATACTGCATACAATATGACTGTATTTGTCCGTCAAAAAGATGTACCTAATACTATCTACCCACCTGCTTTTTTCATATTGGCATCAACTGCAGAAGGcg ttccAAGTGCTCCTCTGAATGTAATAGTTAAACAAGTAAATGCAGAAGAAGTTTTAGTAACTTGGACTAGACCAGAAAATCCAGCTGGTCGCATTTCATCTTACAATGTTTATGTTGAGCCACCTCATCCAGCTATGGTTTTGTCTGTTGAAgctgattataataatgttacacaATCATATCCTGTTCGATCATCGTTATATCGTAGAAAAATTGAATATAGCTTTTGG GTTACTGCCAAGCTATCAGAATTTGAATCAGAACATTCTGCTGTAAAAAGGTTCCATTTCGAAGAGGATTCTCTAGTAGATGTTgatttaaaactaaatgttaCTGCGAGAACAGAAAATAGTATCACTATATCTTGGGAAAGTGTTGAACATGCAGatggttttaatattgtttcttCAGCACCAATTAAAGAAGGGCCGTATCCAAATTCTATTCAATCATATAATGtatctaacaataataatgcattaaagTTTACAA ttactAAGCTGTCACCTGGTGTGACATACACAATAAATGTAATACCATACAATAAGCGTTATACTGGTATGAAATATACAATTGTAACAAAAACTGACG gacaAGCATTACCATCTGTGACAAATATTACTAGTGTTTTGGTCAATATAAAAGATAAGAAAGAGTCAACAATTAGAGTACAATGGAATGCACCTAAACAGTTTGGAAAAACTAAATGGCTCTATGGGGTTTATTATGGTACAAATGTTAATGACCTTCTAAGTG gtCCTAAGTATAATACTTCGGCAACCATAGCCATTCTCATCAATATTGAATCTTGCACATCACTTATGATTGATGTTGGAGTTATTGGTCCCAATGGTATTGGACCATTATCTAAGATACCATCTAACATTAAAACTCCATTTGATCCAACTGTTCCACCTaaagatataaaaattgaacagcTTGAACACACAAATCAGCCCATGATTCTTATAAGTTGGAAAGCATCTTGTCACCCAGTTCAACAGTCTTACAAA GTAAGTATTTTGGAgtccaacaaaaataaaaattttgaagcTACTGTTCCAAATGTATCTGACACCGAAGCTTCATTGCATTTTTCTGTTAACTATGGTGGAAATTACTTTATTCGTATCTCGACCATGACACCAAATGCTGTCCCATCATCATTGATTAATTATCGTGCCCCAGAATTGCCTTCTCCGCACCAGGTTAAGGTATTTAGCATGCCTGATggtcattatgaaatatattggCATAAACCTAATATAACTCTTCCACTTAAGCCATC GATGGTGCATTATTTGGTGCATATGTCTGAGGGCAGTGAATTGAATGTCACAACTGCCAAGACCTATCAAGCTGAAGATAGTccatttattatcattgatcCACCAACAAGTAATAAATTGTCAGTGGCTGTTCAACTGGCAACAAATGAAGGTTATGTATCTAAAATGTCAGAAGTATTCTCATTTATACCTCAAAGTG ttGATAGTCAATCTTCAGAAGTGGTTGTTGTTGGTGTCAATACCGGGTGGATGTCTATGATTTtggtattattagttataggaTTATCTGCAGGCCtaacatattttgttgttaGACATCGGAATCTGCAAAATAGTTTTGTACAATTTGCCAATAGTCGATATGATACACGGTCGGGATCAGCTACTTTTACTGGAGTTGATAGTCTTG GTTTAGGAGTATTTAAAG atGATGAGCCAGCAGTTCAAGGCTTTTCAGATGACGAGCCACTAGTCATTACTTAA